The following DNA comes from Flavisolibacter ginsenosidimutans.
CGCTGTCGCTTCGTACCGTTGAGGTTATCCGCTACGTAACGCCGCTGCGCGAAGGCGGCTCGCTGCCGGCGATTGTAGAAGCGGACGATGATTTTTTATACGTGCTGAAATTTCGCGGGGCGGGGCAGGGAATTAAATCGTTGATAGCAGAACTGATTGGCGGCGAGGTTGCGAGAGCAATGGGATTAAAAGTGCCGGAGATTGTCTTTGCCAATGTTGATCCCGCGTTTGGCCGTACGGAGCCCGACGAAGAAATACAGGACCTGTTGAAAGCAAGCGAAGGATTAAATCTGGCCTTGCATTATTTACCCGGGGCCATCACCTTTGATCCGAACGTGACAAAGGTGGGCGCAGGCCTGGCTTCGCAAATTGTATGGCTCGACAGTTTTATTACCAACGTTGACCGCACGGCACGTAACACCAACATGCTTGTCTGGTACAAAGAACTTTGGCTCATTGACCATGGCGCCTCGCTTTATTTTCATCATAACTGGGAGCGGTGGGAAGAGCAAAGCCGACGGCCGTTTGCCTTGATCAAAGACCACGTGTTGTTGCCCTGGGCAACGGAGATGGAAAACGCAGACAGCAAAGCCCGTGCAGTCATCACGCCACAGAAAATAAAAGAAATTGTTTCGCTTGTGCCCGACGAGTGGCTGGTGCTCCTTGCACCGGAACCGGTTGAAAACATCCGGGATGTTTACGTTCAATTCTTAACAAACCGCCTTTCCCTCAATTTTGTAAACGATGTGCAACATGCCCGACAAACGCTTGTTTGAATACGCCGTGATTCGCGTGGTGCCGCGAGTGGAACGGGAAGAGTTTCTGAACGTGGGCATCATTCTTTATTGCAAGCAAAAAAAATACTTGAACTGTGTTTACAAGCTCGACCAAAAACGGCTAAACGTTTTGTGTCCGACGCTTGAATGCGGCGACGTAGAAGATCATCTTCTTTCGTTTGAAAGCATTTGCAAAGGCAGCAAGGAAGCCGGTTCTATCGGCAGCCTTGATCTTTCTTCCCGCTTTCGCTGGCTTACGGCCACACGCAGCACCATTGTGCAAACCTCCAAAGTGCATCCCGGCTTTTGCAAAGACCCTGACGAAACATTGCAGAAGCTTTTTGAACAGTTGGTGTTGTAGTTGGTGGCAGATGACCGATGACAGATGACGGATATTGGACATCAGCAG
Coding sequences within:
- a CDS encoding HipA family kinase, producing MEEKTLSLRTVEVIRYVTPLREGGSLPAIVEADDDFLYVLKFRGAGQGIKSLIAELIGGEVARAMGLKVPEIVFANVDPAFGRTEPDEEIQDLLKASEGLNLALHYLPGAITFDPNVTKVGAGLASQIVWLDSFITNVDRTARNTNMLVWYKELWLIDHGASLYFHHNWERWEEQSRRPFALIKDHVLLPWATEMENADSKARAVITPQKIKEIVSLVPDEWLVLLAPEPVENIRDVYVQFLTNRLSLNFVNDVQHARQTLV
- a CDS encoding DUF3037 domain-containing protein is translated as MPDKRLFEYAVIRVVPRVEREEFLNVGIILYCKQKKYLNCVYKLDQKRLNVLCPTLECGDVEDHLLSFESICKGSKEAGSIGSLDLSSRFRWLTATRSTIVQTSKVHPGFCKDPDETLQKLFEQLVL